In the genome of Streptomyces sp. 846.5, the window GCGGCGCGAGAGCGTCATCCACGCCTCCATGATCGAGTTTGCCGAGCGCGGTTACAACGGCACCTCCACCCAGGCGATCGCCGATCGGGTCGGCGTCTCCCAGCCCTATCTGTTCCGGCTCTTCCCCAACAAGCGGGCGCTGTTCGAGGCCGCGGTCCGGCGCTGCATGGAGGACGTCAGGGATGCCTTCCTCAAGGCGGCCGAGGGACTGGAGGGCAAGGAGGCCCGGGAGGCCATGGGGTTCGCCTACTTCGACATGATCACCGACCGCAGCCGGCTGCTGATGCAGATGCAGATGTACGTCTCCACCTTCGCCGCCGAATCGGCGGGCGACACCGAGGTTGGGGAGGCGGTCCGGGACATGTGGGTCGACCTCTGGGACTCGGTGTCGGCAGCGGCCGGGATGACCCCGGAGGAGACCACCAGCTTCTTCGCCGAAGGGATGCTGATCAACGCGCTGGTCGCGATGGGCTTCCCGCCGGAGCACCGGATCTGGGAGGGCTGCCTGAAGTCCGACGGCTGCTAGCGCTCGCCGGGAGCGGAGGACCCTTCTCTGCGGTTCTCTGTGCCCGCGAAAGTTATTGATCAATAACTCATCAGGTTCCCCCCGAGTCGGGGGACTTCAACCCAAGGGAACCGTCATGCGCAAGGGAAACCCCGCAGTCTGGGCCTTCGTGATCACCAGCACCGCCGGCTTCATGGCCGCGCTGGACAACCTGGTCGTCACCACCGCCCTGCCCTCCATCCGGACCCACCTCGGCGGCGGCATCACCGACCTCGAGTGGACCGTCAACGCCTACACCCTCACCTTCGCGGTGCTGCTGATGCTCGGCGCCGGGTTGGGCGACCGCTTCGGCCGCCGTCGCCTCTTCACCATCGGCCTCGGCCTGTTCACCCTCTCCTCCATGGCCGCGGCACTGGCGCCGGGCATCGGCGAACTCATCGCCGCCCGGGCCGCCCAGGGCGTGGGAGCCGCGTTGCTCACCCCGGTCAGCCTGACCCTGCTCACCTCGGCCGTGCCCCCGGCCAGGCGCGGCCTGGCCTTCGGGGCCTGGGGCGCGGTGAACGGCATGGCCGTCGCGATGGGCCCGCTGATCGGCGGCACCGTGGTGGAACACCTCTCCTGGCAGTGGATCTTCGCCCTGAACGTCCCGATCGGCCTGGCCCTGCTGCCGCTGGCCCGACTGCGGCTGACCGAGAGCCGCGGCCCCAACAGCCGCCTCGACATCCCGGGCACCGCCCTGGCCAGCGCCGCGCTCTTCGGCATCGTCTTCGCCCTGATCCGCGGCAACTCCGACGGCTGGACCAGCTCCACCGTCCTTGCCGCCCTGGTCTCCGGCGTCCTGCTGCTGATCGGGTTCGTGGCCTGGGAGCTGCGCACCGACACCCCGCTGCTGCCGATGCGGCTGTTCCGCAACCGCGCCTTCGCCGCCGTGAACGGCGCCTCGCTGCTGATGTCCGTGGGTATGTTCGGCTCGATCTTCCTCCTCAGCCAGTGGCTGCAGACCGCCCAGGGCTACACCCCGATGGAGGCCGGCGTACGGATGCTCCCCTGGACCGCGATGCCCATGGTCGTCGCACCGCTCGCCGGGATGCTGGCCGACCGGATCGGCGGACGCATCATCATCGCCGCCGGGCTCGCCCTGCAGGCCGCCGGGCTGCTCTGGTTCGCCCTGATCGTCGCCGCCCATGTCGACTACAGCGCGCAGATCCCCGCGCTGGTCCTCTCCGGGGTCGGGATGGCGCTCTTCTTCGCCCCGGTCACCACCGTGCTCATGGGCTCGGTGAAGCCGGAGGAGCAGGGTGTCGCCTCGGGGGCGAACAACGCCTTCCGGGAGATCGGCGGTGCCCTCGGTGTGGCCGTGCTCACTTCGGTCTTCACCGCCAGCGGGGACTTCAGCAGCGCCCAGCGCTACGCCGACGGGCTGGCCCCGGCGCTCTGGGTCGGCGCCGCCGCCATCGCCGCGGCGACGGTCGCCGCGCTGATCGTCCCGCGGTGGCGCCGGAACGCCACCCCGGTGCCCGACGCGGCGCAGAGCGCCCCCGCGCTCACCCCGGTCGTCTGACCGCCGCCCGCCGCCAGTTGCCCGCCTGTCGGTCCGCGCCCTGCCCGCCCCACCCGGGGCGGGCAGGGCCGCTTCATCTCCACCCTTAGGCTGGTCCCGTGCAGGAACTCCAGGACGCCCCCCTCGCCCCGCTGACCACCATCCGCCTCGGCGGACCGGCCCGAAGGCTGGTGACCGCCACCACCGACGCCGAGGTGGTCGAGACCGTCCGGCGCGCGGACCGGTCCGGTGAACCGCTGCTGGTCATCGGCGGCGGGAGCAATCTGGTGATCGGCGACAAGGGCTTCGAGGGAACCGTGCTCCACATCGCGACCCGCGGTCGCGCTGTGGACGGAACCGCCCTGGAGGCCGCGGCCGGCGAGATCTGGACCGATCTGGTCGACGAGACGGTGCTCCGCCACGGCCTGGCCGGCATCGAGTTCCTGGCCGGCATCCCCGGCTCGGTCGGCGCCACGCCGGTCCAGAACGTCGGCGCCTACGGCCAGGAGGTCGCGGACACCATCACCGAGGTGGTCGCCTTCGACCGCAGCGCGGACAGCGTGGTCACCCTGGCCGGGACGGACTGCGCGTTCTCCTACCGGCACAGCCGCTTCAAGGCGGAGCCGGAACGCTATGTGGTGCTCCGGGTGCGTTTCGCCCTGGCGGACGCCGGTGGTCTCTCCACCCCGGTCCGCTACGCCGAGGCGGCCCGCACCCTCGGCGTCGAGCCGGGGGAGCGGGTGGAGCTCACCGCGGCGCGCGAGGCCGTCCTGAAACTGCGCTCCGGCAAGGGCATGGTCCTCGACCCGGCCGACCACGACACCTGGTCGGCCGGATCCTTCTTCACCAATCCGGTCCTCGGCCCGGAAGAGTTCGCCGCCTTCTCCGCCCGGGTCCGGGACCGCCTCGGCCCGGACGCCGCCTTCCCCGCGTATCCGGCGACGGACGGCAGCACCAAGACCTCGGCCGCCTGGCTGATCGAGAAGTCGGGCTTCACCAAGGGGTACGGCTCCGGCCCCGCCCGGCTCTCCGGCAAACACACCCTGGCCCTGACCAACCGCGGCCGGGCCACCACCGAGGACCTCCTCGCCCTCGCCCGCGAGATCCGCGCCGGGGTCCACGCCGCCTTCGGCGTCACCCTGGTCAACGAGCCGGTTCTGGTCGGCGCGGAGTTGTAGGGCCTTTCAGCTCACCAGCCAGCTGTCCACACCGGCCAGCAACTCCTTCTTCGCCGTGTCCGGGGCCCGCGAACCACGCACCGACTGCCGGGCCAGCTCGGCCAGTTCGGCGTCGCTGAAGCCGTGCACGGTCCGTGCCGACTCGTACTGCTCGGCCAGGCGCGAGCCGAACAGCAGCGGGTCGTCCGCGCCCAGGGCCATGGGCACCCCAGCCTCGAACAGGGTGCGCAGCGGTACGTCCTCCGGCTTCTCGTACACGCCCAGCGCCACGTTCGACGCCGGGCACACTTCACAGGTGATCTGACGGTCCGCCAGCCGCTGCATCAACCGCGGGTCCTCGGCCGCGCGCACCCCGTGGCCGATCCGCCCCGCGCCCAGATCGTCCAGGCAGTCCCGGACGCTGGAGGGGCCGGCCAGCTCGCCGCCGTGCGGCGCGGCCAGCAGCCCGCCCTCCCTGGCGATGGCGAAGGCCCGGTCGAAGTCCCTTGCCATTCCCCGTCGTTCGTCATTGGACAGGCCGAAACCGACCACGCCGCGGTCGGCGTAGCGGATCGCCAGCCGGGCGAGCGTACGGGCGTCCAGCGGGTGCTTCATCCGGTTGGCGGCGATCAGGATCCTGATGCCGACCCCGGTGGCCCGCGAGGCGTCCTGCACCGCCCCGAGGATCAGTTCGATGGCCGGGATCAGGCCGCCCAGCCTGGGCGCGTAGGAGGTCGGGTCGACCTGGATCTCCAGCCAGCCGCTGCCGTCGGCCCGTTCGTCCTCGGCGGCCTCGTGCACCAGTCGCCGTATGTCGTCCTCGTCGCGCAGCACCGAGCGCGCCATGTCGTAGAGCCGCTGGAAGCGGAACCAGCCGCGTTCGTCAGTTGCCCTGAGCTTCGGCGGAGTGCCGGAACTCAGTGCCTCCGGCAGGTGCACTCCGTGCTTGTCGGCGAGCTCCAACAGCGTGGCCGGACGCATGGAGCCGGTGAAGTGCAGATGCAGATGGGCCTTGGGCAGCAGACGAACATCGCGGACGGCCGGCGCGGTGGGTACCTGTTCCATCCACAGATCTTTGCGTACTCAGCCTGATGGCGGAAAACAACCTGGTCAAGACGCTCGATCGAGTGAATTCGACCATGCGGTTCGACGCGGTTCGACCGGACGAGGGGCCCGCAGACCGGGCTGCGGCCGGGCCGACGGGCCCCCTCCCGGTGGAGGTCCGCAGGGGTCAGTCCCGGGCCTCGCCGAGCAGCCGCTGCAGCCGGGAGACGCCCTCGACCAGGTCCTCGTCGCCCAGCGCGTACGACAGCCGCAGGTACCCGGGCGTGCCGAAGGCCTCGCCCGGCACCACCGCGACCTCGGCCTCGTCCAGGATCAGCGCGGCCAGCTCCGCGGACGACTTCGCCCGCCGGCCCCGGATCTCCTTGTCCAGCAGGTCCTTCACCGAGGGGTACACGTAGAACGCGCCCTCGGGCTCCGGGCAGACCACCCCGGCGATCTCGTTCAGCATCCGCACGATCGTCTTCCGGCGCCGGTCGAAGGCCACCTTCATCTCGTCCACCGCGGTCAGGTCCCCCGACACCGCCGCCAGCGCCGCGACCTGCGCGACATTGCTCACATTGGAGGTCGCGTGCGACTGCAGGTTGGTCGCCGCCTTGATCACGTCCTGCGGGCCGATCACCCACCCGACCCGCCAGCCGGTCATCGCATAGGTCTTGGCGACGCCGTTGACCACGATGCACTTGCCGGCCAGCTCCGGCACCGCCACCGGCAGCGAGACGAACTCCGCGTCGCCGTAGACGAGGTGCTCGTAGATCTCGTCGGTCAGCACCCAGAGGCCGTGCTCAGCCGCCCAGCGGCCCACCGCCTCCACCTCGGCGCGGGTGTAGACGGCACCGGTCGGGTTGGAGGGCGAGACGAACAGCAGCACCTTGGTGTTCTCGGTGCGCGCGGCCTCCAGCTGCTCCACCGACACCTTGTAACCGGTGGTCTCGTCGGCGACCACGTCGACCGCGACACCGCCCGCCAGCTGGATCGACTCCGGGTAGGTGGTCCAGTACGGCGCGGGCACGATGACCTCGTCGCCCGGGTCCAGGATCGCGGCGAAGGCCTCGTAGATGGCCTGCTTGCCGCCGTTGGTCACCAGCACCTGCGAGGCGTCGACGGCCCAGCCCGAATCCCGCAGGGTCTTCGCCGCGATGGCGGCCTTGAGCTCGGGCAGCCCGCCGGCCGGGGTGTACCGGTGGTTCTTGGGGTCGCGGCAGGCGGCCACGGCCGCGTCCACGATGTAGCCGGGCGTCGGGAAGTCGGGCTCGCCGGCGCCGAAGCCGATCACCGGACGCCCGGCGGCCTTGAGGGCCTTGGCCTTGGCGTCGACGGCGAGGGTCGCGGACTCCGCGATGGCGCCGATACGGGCCGAGACCCGACGGTCGGCCGGACGGATGCTGGGGTCTGGGTGGGGAAACGCAGCGCTCATGCCTGAATGCTCCCAGAAGCCGCGCCGCCCGGGCATCGAGGTTTCGCCGGACGGTCGGCGCCGGTACCCGCCGCCCGCCCCGCCGCGGGTGCTCCGAGCAGCGATGCCGCCCGCCGGGCCCGGGAGCGGCCGCGGAGCAGCAAGTCCTATCCATTCGACCAATTACCGTTCCACCCCCTACACTCAAGCCTCGATGGTCCCGCCCGAAGGCTCTGGGTGCAGCGTTCACCGCGCAGGCACCCCGATACGGTAGGTTGGGCCTCGCGAATCCGGTGGTTGCGGATTCAAAGGGTCGTAGCTCAATTGGTAGAGCACCGGTCTCCAAAACCGGCGGTTGGGGGTTCAAGTCCCTCCGGCCCTGCTGTCCGCCCTGTTGCCTGACGGCGACAGGCGGTACCGTCAGCACTGCATTCCCGAGACCGCAAGCACTGCGGCTCTCGCAACAGGTACCCGGATTCAGGTGAGGGACGAGTGACGGAGACCGTGGGCTCCACCGCGACACCTGACAGTGGTAACGCGGCGGACGAACAGAGCGAGACTCTGTCCCGCCGCGACCGCAAGCGTGCCAACAGGGCCGCAGGCAAGGACGGCAAGAAGAAGCGTGGGGACCGCCCCAACATCTTCGCCCGAGTCGCGCTTTTCTACCGGCAGATCATCGCCGAGCTGCGCAAGGTCGTCTGGCCGAGCCGCAATGACCTCACCACCTACACCACGGTCGTCGTGGTCTTCGTCGTGGTGATCATGGCTCTGGTCTACGGCCTGGACACCGGCTTCTCGTCGCTCGCCAAGCTCATCTTCGCCTGACCGGCGTTTCCCCCCAGGACCGGGTCGGCCCGGTCCGAGCCGTCGTGGGACAACCCGGTCCGGGCGCTCCGCTACCGTTGTGTCGGTATCGTTGAGTATCCGAGCCGCCCGCAGCCAAGCCCTGCTTCTCCCTGTGGACGGTCCGGTACCGTCCCACCTTTCATCTCCAGGAAGAAGCAGCCAACGTGTCTGAGTCCCACCTGTACGACGCCGCGCAGGCCCCCGAGGCTGACGAAGCCGTCGAGTCGGCCGACGCTGCGGAGCAGGACGCGTCTGCGTGGGCCGAGGCCGACGACTCCGCCGAGCAGATCATCGAAAACGCCGATGGTGACGAAGACGAGGTCGAGGCTGCCGACGCCGCCGACGGCGAGTCCGCCGAGGAGGAGGCGCTGACCGTGGTCACCGCCGACGAGTCCGAGGCCCTCGAAGCGGCCGAGGAGGCCGAAGCCGAGGTCGACGAGGCCGACGTCGAGGAGGTCGAGGTCGACCCGATCGTCGCCTTCCGCGAGGAACTGCGCACGGCCCCCGGCGAGTGGTACGTGATCCACACCTACGCCGGCTACGAGAACCGGGTGAAGTCCAACCTGGAGCAGCGCGCCGTCTCGCTCAACGTCGAGGACTACATCTACCAGGCCGAGGTGCCCCAGGAAGAGGTCGTCCAGATCAAGAACGGCGAGCGCAAGACGACCCGCCAGAACAAGCTCCCCGGCTACGTGCTGGTGCGCATGGACCTCACCAACGAGTCCTGGGGCGTGGTCCGCAACACCCCAGGCGTCACCGGCTTCGTCGGCAACGCCTACGACCCGTACCCGCTGACCCTGGACGAGGTCGTCAAGATGCTCGCTCCCGAGGTCGAGCGCGCCGCGGCCCGCGAGGCCGGCCGTCCGGTGCAGGTCAACTCCTCCGACATCCAGGTCCTGGACTTCGAGGTCGGCGACTCGGTCACCGTCACCGACGGCCCCTTCGCCACCCTCCAGGCGACGATCAACGAGATCAATCCGGACTCCAAGAAGGTCAAGGGCCTCGTCGAGATCTTCGGCCGGGAGACCCCGGTCGAGCTCTCCTTCGACCAGATCGCCAAGAACGACTGAGCAGGTCCGCAGCAGCGCCCAGGGCCCCGTACCGCGAAGGTACGGGGCCCTCGCGCATGGGTGGGCGCACTGCCGAGCCTCCCGCGGAGCTGGCCTCCGGACCGCGATTTAGGATCGCTGCCCCTTTCGGGCTATCCTGGTTCGATGTGTGCGCGGAGCCGGACCGTTCGGTCGGCGAGCCACACGGAAACCCAAGGCCCCGCCGCCGTGCTTCCGCACGCCGGTCGGGAACACCTCTCGTAAGGACCCGGAGAGAGCATGCCTCCCAAGAAGAAGAAGGTCACGGGGCTTATCAAGCTCCAGATCAACGCCGGTGCGGCCAACCCCGCGCCGCCCGTCGGCCCTGCCCTGGGTCAGCACGGCGTCAACATCATGGAGTTCTGCAAGGCCTACAACGCCGCGACCGAGTCGCAGCGTGGCATGGTCGTGCCGGTGGAGATCACGGTCTACGAAGACCGCTCCTTCACCTTCATCACCAAGACTCCGCCGGCCGCCAGGCTGATCCTCAAGGCCGCAGGCGTGGAGAAGGGCTCCGGCGAGCCGCACAAGACCAAGGTCGCCAAGATCACGGCTGCCCAGGTCCGCGAGATCGCCACCACCAAGCTGCCCGACCTGAACGCCAACTCCCTGGAGCAGGCCGACAAGATCATCGCGGGCACCGCCCGTTCGATGGGCATCACCGTCGAGGGCTGAGCAGTCCCCGAACGGTCGTGGTAGGGCCGAGCGCGGCCCGCAGCCACCACAACTCCACGTCTTTTATCCACAGGAGCAGCAGTGAAGCGCAGCAAGGCTCTGAACGCCGCGGCGGAGAAGATCGACCGCGAGCGTCTGTACGCCCCCCTCGAGGCGATTCGCCTCGCCAAGGAGACCTCCACCTCCAAGTTCGACGGCACCGTCGAGGTCGCCATGCGTCTGGGTGTCGACCCGCGCAAGGCCGACCAGATGGTCCGCAGCACCGTCAACCTCCCGCACGGCACCGGCAAGACCGCCCGGGTCCTGGTCTTCGCGACCGGTGACCGCGCCGAGGCCGCGCGTGCTGCGGGCGCCGACATCGTCGGCGCCGACGAGCTGATCGACGAGGTCGCCAAGGGCCGCCTGGACTTCGACGCCGTCGTGTCCACCCCGGACCTCATGGGCAAGGTCGGTCGTCTGGGCCGCGTGCTCGGCCCCCGCGGCCTGATGCCGAACCCGAAGACCGGCACCGTGACCCCGGACGTGGCCAAGGCCGTGACCGAGATCAAGGGCGGCAAGATCGAGTTCCGCGTCGACAAGCACTCGAACCTGCACCTGATCATCGGCAAGGTGTCCTTCGACACCGAGAAGCTGGTCGAGAACTACGCCGCCGCCCTGGACGAGGTGCTCCGCGCCAAGCCGTCCGCCTCCAAGGGCCGGTACATCCGCAAGGTCGCGATCAGCACCACGATCGGCCCCGGCATCCCGGTCGACCCGAGCCGCACCCGCAACCTCCTCGTCGAGGAGGACCCGGCGTCGGTCTGATCCCTGATCAGCTCGGCCAGGTCGCAGCAGCAGCGATACGACGGGCTGGTTCCCTTCTGTCACGGAAGGGGAACCGGCCCTTCGTTGTGTCAGTCCTCGGGTGTAGCGTCTGCTCGCAGATCTCATACGAACCACAGGGGGAACTCACATGCGCCGTACCCGTGCGCTGTACATCAGCACCACTGCCGCTATAGCGCTCGCAGCTCTGACGGCCTGCTCCGGCTCGACCGCGAAGACAGCTTCCGACGCTGCCTCCAAGAGCGTCAGCGGTGCCAAGTCGGCGGTACTCAGCGTCGCCGACGCACTGTCGCTGACGACGAAGAAGACCTCGACCTTCACCTCCGCCAAGATGAACATGACGATGGTCATGCCCAAGGTCGGTACCACCACCATGACCGGTACGGTCTCCCACAACCCGGTGGCCCTGGACGCGACCCTGACCAACCCTCAACTGGCCGACGGCATGCACCTGCTGATGTCTGGCACCACCGAGTACGTCAACATGGGCGCCGCCGGGGCGAAGGAGTTCGGCGGCAAGCACTGGCTGAAGATCGACTTCTCCAAGCTGGGAGCCGTGGGCAAGGCCCTCGCCGACAGCGTCAACAAGAGCAACAGCCAGGACCCGGCCACCTCGGTCAAGCTGCTCACCGCATCCGGCGACGTCAAGCGCGTCGGCACGGAGACGGTGGACGGCGTGT includes:
- a CDS encoding TetR/AcrR family transcriptional regulator; translated protein: MAKTSMRMTAEERRESVIHASMIEFAERGYNGTSTQAIADRVGVSQPYLFRLFPNKRALFEAAVRRCMEDVRDAFLKAAEGLEGKEAREAMGFAYFDMITDRSRLLMQMQMYVSTFAAESAGDTEVGEAVRDMWVDLWDSVSAAAGMTPEETTSFFAEGMLINALVAMGFPPEHRIWEGCLKSDGC
- a CDS encoding DHA2 family efflux MFS transporter permease subunit → MRKGNPAVWAFVITSTAGFMAALDNLVVTTALPSIRTHLGGGITDLEWTVNAYTLTFAVLLMLGAGLGDRFGRRRLFTIGLGLFTLSSMAAALAPGIGELIAARAAQGVGAALLTPVSLTLLTSAVPPARRGLAFGAWGAVNGMAVAMGPLIGGTVVEHLSWQWIFALNVPIGLALLPLARLRLTESRGPNSRLDIPGTALASAALFGIVFALIRGNSDGWTSSTVLAALVSGVLLLIGFVAWELRTDTPLLPMRLFRNRAFAAVNGASLLMSVGMFGSIFLLSQWLQTAQGYTPMEAGVRMLPWTAMPMVVAPLAGMLADRIGGRIIIAAGLALQAAGLLWFALIVAAHVDYSAQIPALVLSGVGMALFFAPVTTVLMGSVKPEEQGVASGANNAFREIGGALGVAVLTSVFTASGDFSSAQRYADGLAPALWVGAAAIAAATVAALIVPRWRRNATPVPDAAQSAPALTPVV
- a CDS encoding UDP-N-acetylmuramate dehydrogenase — its product is MQELQDAPLAPLTTIRLGGPARRLVTATTDAEVVETVRRADRSGEPLLVIGGGSNLVIGDKGFEGTVLHIATRGRAVDGTALEAAAGEIWTDLVDETVLRHGLAGIEFLAGIPGSVGATPVQNVGAYGQEVADTITEVVAFDRSADSVVTLAGTDCAFSYRHSRFKAEPERYVVLRVRFALADAGGLSTPVRYAEAARTLGVEPGERVELTAAREAVLKLRSGKGMVLDPADHDTWSAGSFFTNPVLGPEEFAAFSARVRDRLGPDAAFPAYPATDGSTKTSAAWLIEKSGFTKGYGSGPARLSGKHTLALTNRGRATTEDLLALAREIRAGVHAAFGVTLVNEPVLVGAEL
- a CDS encoding adenosine deaminase; its protein translation is MEQVPTAPAVRDVRLLPKAHLHLHFTGSMRPATLLELADKHGVHLPEALSSGTPPKLRATDERGWFRFQRLYDMARSVLRDEDDIRRLVHEAAEDERADGSGWLEIQVDPTSYAPRLGGLIPAIELILGAVQDASRATGVGIRILIAANRMKHPLDARTLARLAIRYADRGVVGFGLSNDERRGMARDFDRAFAIAREGGLLAAPHGGELAGPSSVRDCLDDLGAGRIGHGVRAAEDPRLMQRLADRQITCEVCPASNVALGVYEKPEDVPLRTLFEAGVPMALGADDPLLFGSRLAEQYESARTVHGFSDAELAELARQSVRGSRAPDTAKKELLAGVDSWLVS
- a CDS encoding pyridoxal phosphate-dependent aminotransferase, translating into MSAAFPHPDPSIRPADRRVSARIGAIAESATLAVDAKAKALKAAGRPVIGFGAGEPDFPTPGYIVDAAVAACRDPKNHRYTPAGGLPELKAAIAAKTLRDSGWAVDASQVLVTNGGKQAIYEAFAAILDPGDEVIVPAPYWTTYPESIQLAGGVAVDVVADETTGYKVSVEQLEAARTENTKVLLFVSPSNPTGAVYTRAEVEAVGRWAAEHGLWVLTDEIYEHLVYGDAEFVSLPVAVPELAGKCIVVNGVAKTYAMTGWRVGWVIGPQDVIKAATNLQSHATSNVSNVAQVAALAAVSGDLTAVDEMKVAFDRRRKTIVRMLNEIAGVVCPEPEGAFYVYPSVKDLLDKEIRGRRAKSSAELAALILDEAEVAVVPGEAFGTPGYLRLSYALGDEDLVEGVSRLQRLLGEARD
- the secE gene encoding preprotein translocase subunit SecE, which translates into the protein MTETVGSTATPDSGNAADEQSETLSRRDRKRANRAAGKDGKKKRGDRPNIFARVALFYRQIIAELRKVVWPSRNDLTTYTTVVVVFVVVIMALVYGLDTGFSSLAKLIFA
- the nusG gene encoding transcription termination/antitermination protein NusG, which produces MSESHLYDAAQAPEADEAVESADAAEQDASAWAEADDSAEQIIENADGDEDEVEAADAADGESAEEEALTVVTADESEALEAAEEAEAEVDEADVEEVEVDPIVAFREELRTAPGEWYVIHTYAGYENRVKSNLEQRAVSLNVEDYIYQAEVPQEEVVQIKNGERKTTRQNKLPGYVLVRMDLTNESWGVVRNTPGVTGFVGNAYDPYPLTLDEVVKMLAPEVERAAAREAGRPVQVNSSDIQVLDFEVGDSVTVTDGPFATLQATINEINPDSKKVKGLVEIFGRETPVELSFDQIAKND
- the rplK gene encoding 50S ribosomal protein L11, coding for MPPKKKKVTGLIKLQINAGAANPAPPVGPALGQHGVNIMEFCKAYNAATESQRGMVVPVEITVYEDRSFTFITKTPPAARLILKAAGVEKGSGEPHKTKVAKITAAQVREIATTKLPDLNANSLEQADKIIAGTARSMGITVEG
- the rplA gene encoding 50S ribosomal protein L1, whose product is MKRSKALNAAAEKIDRERLYAPLEAIRLAKETSTSKFDGTVEVAMRLGVDPRKADQMVRSTVNLPHGTGKTARVLVFATGDRAEAARAAGADIVGADELIDEVAKGRLDFDAVVSTPDLMGKVGRLGRVLGPRGLMPNPKTGTVTPDVAKAVTEIKGGKIEFRVDKHSNLHLIIGKVSFDTEKLVENYAAALDEVLRAKPSASKGRYIRKVAISTTIGPGIPVDPSRTRNLLVEEDPASV